The Halogeometricum rufum genome has a segment encoding these proteins:
- a CDS encoding ArsR/SmtB family transcription factor: MSEDPELGDVLDILSDEYARDILTATSIRPMSAQQLADECEMSKPTVYRRVERLRAYGLLDERTEIRTSNNHYSVYTATLSEVSIELDAGSFEASLTRTDDESFAGEDESDTADRFTRMWEDL, from the coding sequence GTGAGTGAGGACCCAGAGCTGGGCGATGTTCTCGACATCCTCAGCGACGAGTACGCGCGCGACATCCTCACAGCGACGAGTATCAGACCAATGTCCGCACAACAGCTTGCCGACGAATGTGAGATGTCGAAACCGACGGTCTACCGCCGGGTGGAACGATTACGAGCGTACGGCCTCCTCGACGAACGGACCGAGATTCGGACCAGCAACAACCACTACAGCGTCTACACCGCCACGCTCTCGGAGGTGTCCATCGAACTGGACGCCGGGTCGTTCGAGGCGTCCCTGACGCGCACGGACGACGAGTCGTTCGCCGGCGAAGACGAGAGCGATACCGCCGACCGGTTCACGAGGATGTGGGAGGACCTCTGA
- a CDS encoding LolA family protein, which yields MNSLPLGLTRRTLVALSLLCLAVPALLWTSGGAIGDASPSVDANVTERYRAVDSLTGTRTVTMRADGTVTSRHVASVTLAPGTDRRRVRFVDASDRRYGLQVSNGSTLWLHETGRNVVTAINLTGPPTESRTGLRLQALVAAAGLTDDAGRPRSVGVSPLPVLPRHTGVAPGADANASYAVEFVETDTVGGREAYVLEVAPEADGSEARYRQRLWLDTERFYPLRTQTEWSADGTRRSVTTTYANVTFDAPVPTGTFRPEVDADTTVERPDTPRTEWYRSRADLVARSSLSVPAPTVPPSFELVYATRTTGRIDGVGLRYADGGRELTVATFNYALDIDPDERDVSVGGQPATIDDGPTTSLSWNCEGYGYTVRGTGVETDRLIEVGRSVGCPA from the coding sequence ATGAACAGCCTTCCACTCGGACTCACCCGACGCACGCTCGTCGCGCTCTCGCTCCTCTGCCTCGCGGTCCCTGCCCTCCTCTGGACCTCGGGGGGCGCGATAGGGGACGCGAGTCCCTCGGTCGACGCGAACGTGACCGAGCGCTACCGCGCCGTCGACTCGCTGACCGGAACGCGGACGGTCACGATGCGGGCCGACGGTACCGTCACGTCTCGGCACGTCGCCAGCGTCACGCTCGCCCCGGGGACCGACCGGAGACGGGTCCGCTTCGTCGACGCCTCGGACCGACGGTACGGACTGCAGGTCTCGAACGGGTCGACGCTCTGGCTCCACGAGACCGGCCGAAACGTCGTGACCGCCATCAACCTGACGGGGCCCCCGACCGAGTCCCGGACCGGTCTCCGACTGCAGGCACTCGTCGCGGCCGCGGGGCTGACCGACGACGCGGGCCGGCCCCGGTCGGTCGGCGTGTCGCCACTGCCCGTCCTGCCGCGACACACCGGCGTCGCTCCGGGAGCCGACGCGAACGCCAGTTACGCCGTCGAGTTCGTCGAGACAGACACCGTCGGCGGGCGCGAGGCGTACGTGCTCGAAGTCGCTCCCGAGGCGGACGGGAGCGAGGCACGCTACCGACAGCGGTTGTGGCTCGACACGGAGCGGTTCTACCCCCTGCGCACGCAGACCGAGTGGTCCGCCGACGGCACCCGGCGGTCGGTGACGACGACGTACGCGAACGTGACGTTCGACGCGCCGGTGCCGACGGGCACGTTCCGCCCCGAGGTAGACGCCGACACGACGGTCGAGCGTCCGGACACGCCTCGCACGGAGTGGTACCGAAGCCGGGCCGACCTGGTGGCGCGGAGTTCCCTCTCGGTGCCGGCGCCGACCGTGCCGCCGTCGTTCGAACTGGTCTACGCCACGCGAACGACCGGGCGCATCGACGGCGTCGGACTCCGCTACGCCGACGGCGGACGCGAACTCACGGTCGCGACGTTCAACTACGCGCTCGACATCGACCCCGACGAACGCGACGTGAGCGTCGGCGGCCAGCCCGCGACCATCGACGACGGGCCGACCACCTCGCTCTCGTGGAACTGCGAGGGGTACGGCTACACCGTCCGGGGAACCGGCGTCGAGACGGACCGGCTGATCGAAGTCGGCCGGTCGGTGGGCTGTCCAGCCTGA